Sequence from the Desulfonispora thiosulfatigenes DSM 11270 genome:
TTTAAATCTTCAATTACATTTTTATGCTCTCCTTTTCTGCCCTGGACAACTGGAGCTAAAATTTGTAGTTTTGTTCTTTCTTCATATCCCATAATTTTATCGACCATTTGCTCTATAGTTTGTTGAGTAATGGCTTTACCACATTTAGGGCAATGAGGTATTCCGATACGGGCAAATAATAAACGTAAATAATCATGGATTTCAGTAACCGTACCTACAGTAGACCTGGGATTACGACTAGTTGTTTTTTGATCAATCGATATTGCAGGGGATAAGCCTTCAATATATTCAACATCCGGCTTATCCATTTGCCCTAAAAACTGACGAGCATAAGCAGATAATGATTCTACATAACGTCTTTGCCCTTCAGCATAAATCGTATCAAAGGCTAAGGAAGACTTACCTGAACCACTTAAACCTGTAATTACAACAAATTTATCGCGTGGAATTTCTACATCAATATTTTTGAGATTGTGAACTTTAGCACCTTTAACTACAATTTTATCTATAGCCATTATCTTCCTCCAAGTATAAGATTCTATTTTGTTTTTAGTTCAATAATTAAATCTCTAATAAAAGCTGCTTGTTCAAACTCTAAATTTTTAGCTGCTTGCTTCATTTCTTTTTCTAATTGTTTAATTTTCGCTTCTTTTTCCTTTTTAGTTAACTTCTTCGCATTTGTATTATAATCTGCTACCTTTTCTGCTACCATGGTTGCTTCAATAACATCTCTTACTCCTTTTTTAATAGTTTGCGGAGTAATATTATTTTCTTTATTATGTTTTATCTGGATTTCTCGTCTTCTATAGGTTTCATCTAATGCTTTTTTCATAGACTTTGTAACGATATCGCCATACATGATAACCTTACCATTAATATTACGTGCCGCTCGTCCTATTGTCTGAACTAAAGAAGTTTCAGATCGCAAAAATCCTTCTTTATCTGCATCTAAGATAGCTATCAAAGAAACCTCTGGTAAATCTAAGCCTTCACGTAATAAGTTTATACCTACTAAAACATCAAATTCCCCTAAACGTAAATCTCTAATAATTTCCATGCGCTCTATCGTTTTAATCTCTGAATGTAAATATCGCACTTTAATTCCGACATTTTTTAAATAATCTGTTAAATCTTCCGACATTTTTTTAGTTAGAGTTGTAATTAATACTCTTTCCTTTTTTTCCACTCTTAACCTTATTTCATCTAGTAAATCGTCTATTTGATTCTTTACTGGTCGCACTTCTATTTCTGGATCAATTAAGCCTGTCGGTCTAATAATTTGCTCTACAACCTTAGAACTATTTTGTTTTTCATAAGGTCCTGGAGTGGCTGAAACAAAAATCATTTGCCCTGTTTTCTTTTCGAATTCTGCAAACTGTAAAGGTCTATTATCTAAAGCTGAAGGCAGCCTAAAACCGTGAGCTACTAAATTACTCTTACGAGATCTATCTCCTGCATACATCGCACCTATTTGCGGGATGGTCACATGAGCTTCATCAATAATAGTTAAATAATCCTCTGGAAAATAGTCTAATAAGCAAAAGGGCGTTTCCCCTTCTTTTCTTCCAGTTAAATGCCTAGAATAGTTTTCAATTCCGGTACAAAATCCGACTTCACGCATCATTTCTAAATCATATCTAGTTCTTTGCTCTAATCTTTGCAGTTCTACTAATTTATTTTTTTCTTTTAATATCTTTAATTTTTCTTCTAATTCTTGTTCAATATTTTTAATTGCCTCTTCTAAATACTCAGGATCAGTAACATAGTGACTAGCTGGGAAAATACTAATGTGTTTTAATAAACCTAGCACTTCCCCTGTAACAATATCAATTTCTGCTATTCTATCTATTTCATCGCCAAATAATTCTATACGGATTGCCTTTTCGGAAAGCGATGCTGGCATGACTTCGATTACATCACCCCGTACTCTAAAAGTCCCTCGGTCAAAATTAATATCATTTCTTTCATATTGAATATCAACTAATTTCTTTAAAATATCGTCTCTATCATATGTTTGTCCAACTCTAATTGAAAGAGTTTGGTTTTTGTAATCAATCGGTGAACCCAAACCATAAATACAAGATACACTTGCCACAATAATAACGTCTTTACGCTCAAAAAGGGCTGAGGTAGCAGAGTGTCGTAATTTTTCAATTTCTTCATTTATACTAGAATCTTTTTCTATATACGTATCAGTATGAGCAATATAGGCCTCGGGCTGATAATAATCATAATAACTAACAAAATATTCAACTGCATTTTCAGGAAAAAACTCTTTAAACTCACTACATAATTGGGCGGCTAATGTTTTATTATGCGCAATTACTAAAGTAGGACGATTTACTTCTTTAATAATATTAGCCATAGTAAAAGTTTTGCCTGAACCTGTTACTCCTAATAAAGTTTGATTAGGTAGCCCACTATACAGACCCTCAATTAATTCTTCGATAGCCCTTGGTTGATCACCTGCGGGTTGGTAATCAGACACTAATTTAAATTTATCCTCCAAGCTCCTCACCTACCTTCATCTCTTTCTTTTATTTTATCATAACCTTAATAATAAAAAACCTGCACCTCCGAAGAAATGCAGTTAAGAATCATTTAATTATTCTTTTTAGTACTTTTGTGAAGGATTTTTGGAAAAATCCATCTGAATTCGACAAATCAAGATAAGAATCATTATATCCTCTAGGAACTGGTATTAATCCTAATGAAGCTTCAAAACCTTTTCTCTTAACTAAAGTCTTATGAATTTTTTTCTTTTTATCACTGAAATATGTAATCTGAAAATTACTTTCCGTGAATTGCAAAAAATATTCTAATTCACTATAACCATTAACTTCATTTTCATTAAGTGAAAGAATAACATCCCCTGTGCCAAGCCCTGCTCTTTTTAAAGGTGAATTATTTAATAAGTCTAAAATCATGATGCCTCTTTCCGTATCTACATACTTAGGCTCACTTTTAAATTCATGCCTTCGACCTAAATAAATAATAAACTCATGGCCTAAAGGTGCAAATAAAGCTGCTAAGATACTTAAAGAATAAAAATTCGTAGCTATAATAGCTAATATCAATAATATTACGCTATACACAGCTAGGTGGAACGCAGAACGTAAGGATTTTTGCTTAGCATGACCCGTAAGCGCAATATCACCATAACCTAATCCCGCAATCACAGGCATCATTAAATAAACCATGTTTTCACTTTCTATAACTAATTCAGACTTAATTAAAGGCCACCACTCAGGCATTTTAATTACATCTGTTACTGCATTACTTTCTGGGATAGCCATTGCAATCATAGCTACAATAGGTAAAGGCCAAAACTTCTGTAAGCTAAAACCTCCTACTAGTTTGCCTGTTTTATCTTTTACATATACAGGAACGGCTCCTAAATGACCACTCATTAAAATTAAAATAGCTTCGACTAAATGTAATATAGCTACTAAACCCATAATCTGTGGGATACTAATTTCTGGAAAACCAAAAAAGTATTTACATAAAGAAAGTATGCCCCCCGCATAAGCAAAGCACATAAACCTTTGATTTATCAGCATAAGGCCTACTGCAAGAATCCATAAATATTGAATGCCGATTTCTAAAATGGATAACCCAACTATTACTAAAATAATACTCCCAATAAAACCGCCTAATAAACCATACAAAGAAGCTACTATAGTTGGCACTATTATACTTTCTTCTGGTAAATTAAACATGGAACTTTTCATTTTAGCTAATCTCTTAAATTGAAACCAAATAATTATCATAACCACCCAGAAAACTGGTTGTAATAAAAGGGATACAATATTATAAAAAATCATAGGTATTAACTTTAAAAAGACCAAAAGTTACACCCCACCAAAAAAATTTTCAGGGGTTATAGTTTCCCCTGAAGTAATTCAATAGCCTTTTTAAGTTGAGTATCTTCAATAAATTCCTCGGATCCCGTAATTAATGGTAATTTAACTTCTTCATCTGGCTTTATTCCTAATTTATGAATATCATTCTTGTTAGGAGTTAAATATTTTGCTGTTGTTAACTTAAGACCTGCTCCATCTTTAAGGAAGAATACATTTTGCACTACACCTTTACCATAAGTTTTTTCGCCTACTAAGGTACCTAACTTAGTGTCTTTAACTGCTCCTGCAAATATTTCTGAAGCACTTGCACTACCTTCGTTAACTAAAACGACTAATGGCACTTTTATTCCTGGTCCTTTAGAACTATAGGTTACACTTTTCCCATTTTTATCTACGATATGGACAATTGGACTTTCAGGAAGAACCTCTTTTAAAATACTAACTACTGTTTCAAGATTACCTCCAGGGTTATTTCTTAAATCAATAATTAATCCTTTATAACCCTCTTTATTTATCTTCTCCATTTCAGCAGTAAATTCTTCATCGGTATTATTCCCAAATAAGGTAATTGCTAAATAAGCTATATCTTTGTTTTCCTTTAAAATCTCTGCCTTAACTGTTGGTACGTCAACAATTTCTCTTATTATAGAAAAATCTAAAATTTTATCTGTACCTTCTCTTTTAATGCTTAACTTTACTTTAGTTCCTGGCTCTCCTCTCATAACCTCAACTGCATCATCTAAAGTCATACCTGTTGTAGACTTACCGTCAATTTTGGTTATTATATCTCCGGACTTTATCCCTGCCTTATGACCTGGTGTTCCTTCTACGGGTGCAATTACAGTTATATCCTTTTCCTTAGTCCCTACATATACGCCTATCCCACCAAAGGTTGGCTCAATATATGATTGTAATTTTTGAAACTCCTTTTCATCTAAAAATACAGAATACTCATCACCTAAAGAATCAACTAGCCCTTTAGTTGCACCTTCTACTAATTGTTCAGTGGTAATCGGATGAAGATAACTTGATTTTACCAGTGTTGCTACATGTAAAAGCTGACCTACCTGATTATAATTAGTAATAAAGATATAACCAACTACTGATGTAACGATAAAACTAATAATTGTAAATATCGTAAGAACAACCTTTAATATTTTTTTGGTCGTTTGCAAATGTAACACCTTCCTAACCTAATCTCTTCTAAAATATATTTATGATGATATAAAAATATATACTTATATAATTACCTAATTATTACATCTAAATACTAATTAAACATTTAAATATTTTCTAACTGCTATTCCACTAGCAAATGTTCCAATTATAACCCCTACTGCTAAGATACTCATTATAATGTATGATAAAAGGGTAGAGTCCGTTACTAAGGGTAAAAAGGGTGCGGATACTAATAAATATTCGCTAAACTTCTGATACCCATAATATATACCTATATTAGATAAAACTGCTCCTATTATGCCAATTAACATTCCTTCTAAATAAAAGGGTAATTTAATAAACACACTACTTGCACCGACAAATTGCATAATCCTTATTTCTTTTCTACGTGCTAATACCGTAAGTCTAGTCGTTGTCGAAATTAAAAATAAGGATGCTAATAAAATCCCTATAATTGTAACTACTCCTGCATTTCTCACCCAAGTAGTCAATGATACTAGTTTTTCTATCCAACCTTTACCATAATTTATTTTGTCTACTATTTCAATCTTTTCGATTTCTTTGACGATAGATTCTACTTGCTCTGGTTTTGTAGCTTGTACCTTATACATATCTGGGAGCGGATTCCTATCTCCTAAGGCTTTAACTATATTAGCTTCTTTACCATAACGATTTTGAAGTTCTATTAAAGCATCTGCCTTAGGAACAAACTCGATAGACTCTACTCCTTCTAAATTTTTAAGGTCCTTTTCTAATTCAGAATACTCGATATCCATATTTTTTTGCAAAAATACATTTATTTCCACCTGTTTCTCAAGTTCTTCCATCATATGTAGACTATTTAAAACAAATAATAAAGAAAATCCTAAAATAATTAAAGATATAGTTACTGTACTAATTGAAGCAATCGTCATTCCTTTATGTCTATTCATCGAACGGAAGGTATCACGTAAACTATATTTTAAAGAACTATAAGTCCGCATCCTCGTACCCTCCTTTATCGATATCTCGAAATACTTGACCATTTTTTAAAGCTATTATCCTTTTACGCATATATGCTACTACTTCAATATCGTGAGTAGCCATTAAAATAGTTGTCCCTCTTTCATTAATGTCACTTAAAAGACGCATGATTTCCTTTGATGTTTTCGGATCTAGGTTTCCTGTAGGTTCATCAGCTATGATTATTTCTGGTCTATTAACTATTGCCCTAGCTATACCTACCCTTTGTTGTTCTCCACCTGATAACTGATTAGGAAAAGAATTGGTCTTTTTTGCTAAACCTACTTTTTGGAGAACTTGTGGCACTATTTTTTTGACCTCTTTAGGAGAAGTTCCTGTAGCTTCTAAAGCAAAAGCAACATTTTCAAAAACAGTCCTATCTTCTAAAAGTAGAAAGTCTTGAAAAACTACCCCTATTTTGCGTCTATATAAAGGTACCTCTTTGTTACTTAATCGAACGATACTTTTACCTCCAACCATTATTTGACCTTCCGTAGGCTTTTCTTGCCTGGTTAATAATTTTAGTAAGGTTGACTTTCCAGCACCACTTTTTCCTACTAAAAAAACAAATTCACCCTTATCTATACTTAACTCTACATTTTCTAAAGCTAGGCTATTATTACCATACTTTTTTGTTACGTTGACAAGTTTTATCAATTTTTTCACCTCAAAATATACTCACAAAATATTACCCATTGTTTATTATACCAAATAATTGCTTTCGACAAAAAAGGTATATTTTCCTGCAAATAAATATTGTTAAAAAAAGGGTAGTCCTCATTTAAAATAAATAATATGAACTCAAACTTGAGGACATTTTATTTTAAAATAAGAACTACCCTTTATATTTAATTAATTCTTATAAATGGTTGTTATTTTTTATTGATTAAATTAACTGCTTTTTCTGCAATATGTTTAGCTGTTAAACCATATACTTCTAATAATTCATCTGGTTTTCCTGATCTACCAAAGATATCATTTACCCCAACTCTTTCCATATGGATAGGGCAATTTTCTACTAAAACTTCTGCTACTGCACTACCTAAACCACCATTAATATTATGCTCTTCACAGGTAATAATAGCTCCTGATTTTTGAGCCTCTTTTATTATTGCATCTTTATCTAAGGGTTTAATGGTACTAATATTTAAAACACTTGCTTTTATTCCTTGTTTTAAAAGCTCTTCACGTGCTTTTAATGCTTCTCCTACCATAATTCCAGTTGCAATAATTGATACATCATTTCCATCTTCGATTAATTTAGCTTTACCAATTTCAAATTTATAGCTATTATCAAAGATCATCGGAACCTTTGGTCTTCCTAGCCTTATGTAAACAGGACCTTCATATTCGCTTGCTGCCACAATTGCTTGTTTTGTTTCTTCACCGTCAGCAGGAACAATCACAGTCATCCCTGGAATAGCACGCATTAGCGCAATATCTTCTAACATTTGATGACTTCCACCATCTTCGCCTACAGTTAAACCTGCATGACTGGCTGCAATTTTAACATTTAAACATCCATATCCAATTGTGTTTCTAATTTGATCATAAGCTCTACCACATGCAAAAATAGCAAAAGTACTCGCAAAAGGAATTTTGCCTGCTGCTGCGAGTCCTGCGGCACATCCCATTAAGTTTTGTTCTGCTATTCCTATATTAAAAAATCGTTCCGGAAATTCCTTTTTAAAAACACTTGTTTTAGTCGAACCTGATAAATCAGCATCAACTACAACTACATTATCATTATTTTTACCTAGTTCTGCTAAAGCTATCCCATAGGCATCTCTAGTCGCCATTTTTTCCACAATAAAAACCTCCCTTACTCTTAAAATAATTTACGCTTGTAATTCTTGTAAAGCTTTGTCTACTTCTTCTTTATTAGGGGCTGAACCGTGCCAATTCGCCTTATTTTCCATAAAAGACACACCTTTACCTTTAACTGTTTTTGCCACAAGTATTGATGGTTTACCTTTAGTCTCTTTTGCCTTTTTAAAACCAGCTTCAATACTTTCAAAGTCATGTCCATCAATTTCAATAACATCCCAACCAAAAGCAGACCACTTATCGATAATTGGATAAGGATTCATTACCTCTTCAATATTTCCATCTATTTGTAGACCATTATTATCTAAAATAGCAATTATATTATCCAATTTATAATGACTAGCAGCCATAGCTGCTTCCCATACCTGTCCTTCTTGTAACTCGCCATCACCTAACATTACATAAATATAGGAATCCCTTTTATCTAGTTTCCCTGCTAGCGCCATACCTATAGAAGTAGAAAATCCAGTTCCTAATGAACCCGTAGACATTTCTACCCCTGATACCTTTTTCATATCAGGATGACCTTGTAATTTAGAGTCAATTTGGCGAAGTGTTAATAATTCTTTGACAGGGAAAAATCCTTTTTCTGCTAAGGCTGCATATAATACTGGCGCAGCATGTCCTTTTGATAATACAAAACGATCCCTTTCATCCCACTTAGGATTATTAGCATCGACCTTCATTTCTTTAAAATATAAGTATGTTACTATGTCCGTAGCTGACAGGGAACCCCCTGGATGTCCTGATCCTGCTGCCCCTATCATTTTAATTATATTTCGGCGAATTTCAGTAGCCTTTTTTGTCAGCATATTTGTACTTTCAGTAAGCATTCTTATTACACCCTCCTTATAAAATCAAAATTTTATCTCAATTTTTACACGAAGTACATTTACTTGGTTCTACATATTTCGTCATAAAAATCCTTTATCCTGCACCATAATACCAATATTAACTAAAAAAGTGAAGGGTTTTCACGAAAAAAAGGAAGTATTTCTAGCTAGCCTTCCTAGTATGATAAATAAGAGTACGGTTTATGCACCACCTTTTTACAATTATTTGAACTTTTTCTTTTTAATCTCACTCACCCCTAAAATAATTATTGGCAAAATTACTTGAAAAGGTAAAAAGTAATAGGGCCAAATTTCATTATTAAAGTCTTTATAACTAATTACATCTTCATATAAAAAGGAGGCAAGATTAAGGACTAAGAGCATAATAGGAAAAAGCAAAAAGCGATAATCTTTAAAATTAAATAATTTAGTTACTCCTTTACTTAGGCAGAGTAGTAAGATGCTTATTTTTACAAAACCCCCTAAAATGAAAGAAAGAGATTCTAGAATTTCAATTCTTTGAAATATCTGTGCGACATCTATTCTTCTAACCATGTTATAAGCAGGATAAGACATACTGTTTGCTGCATCTTCTCCCAGAACTAAAAGATTTATTAACGTAAATATTAATATATATATCCCAGCAATCAGCAAACTAGTTAAATAAATTCTATAGCTTGAATTAGACTTTCGAAAATCAGAAAAAACCATTGTAAAGACAAATATTTGTGTTAAAGGTTGGGAAAAAACACTAAATGCCCCTTTTAAAACAGGTTTGTATCCATTGTTGAAAATGGGCAAAATATTGCTTACATCCATAATTGTGATGGATAATAAACTTATTCCGACCAAAATTACAAAAGGTATATACACAAAAATATAAGACCATCTTGCTAGGGATTCTATACCTTGTTTTAAAACCCAGCAACATAAAACGGCTAAAATAGCCATGTTTATTACTCTGGGGGTTTTAGGCAAACTAGTAACTTGAATATACTGTCCATAATTAATTAAAACATCCGAAACCCAGAAAAATGTATACCAAATTATAATTAGTAAAATTATTTTACTGATAAACTTACCAAAACAAATTTCGATAATTTCAAACAAATCCTTACTAGGAAAATTTGCATGAATCCTCGCAAAAATCATTATCATCGGCAAGACCATTACAAAAGCCACAATAACAGCTAACCAAGAATCCTTTCCCGCCGATAGGCCTGGTACAAAAATAGAGGTTGAGCCCACAGAAAATAAGATTATTAATTTGATAGCTTGTTCGGTGGAAATTACTTCTTTTTGCATATTTATACCTCGAACTTATTATTTTTCTCATCTAGTATCTTGTCCAATTTCAGGTAAATATATGAAAAAAAGTTATTTTAAAACACAGTAAATGTTTTAAAATAACTTTCTTAATTCTTTTATTATTTTTAAATCTATTCTAATTTTAATTACAACTTCAATTTTCTTTTCGTGCTTGCATTTTTAAATAGCCATAAATAAATTCATTAATATCCCCGTCCATTACAGCTTGAACATTTCCCTTTTCTACATTTGTACGATGGTCTTTAACCATGTTATATGGATGAAAAACATAAGATCTAATTTGACTTCCCCAGCCGATTTCTTGTTGGTCTCCTTTAATTTGGGCTAATTCTTTTTCGTGGTCTTTTAATTTTTTCTCTAATAATTTAGCTTGTAAAATCTTCATCGCTGAATGACGATTACTAATTTGAGAACGTTCATTTTGACATTGAGTTACAATACCTGTAGGTAAATGAGTAATACGCACAGCAGAGTCTGTTGTATTAACATGCTGCCCACCTGCTCCACCTGCTCTAAAAGTATCAATCTTTAAATCCTTAGTATCTATTTCAATTTCTCCTTCATCATTTACCTCCGGCATTACTTCTAAAGCCGCAAAGGAGGTATGTCTTCTTCCGGATGAATCAAAGGGAGAAATTCTTACTAATCTGTGCACACCTTTTTCTGCTTTTAAATAACCAAAGGCGTTTTCACCTTGAATTGATAAGGTTACACTTTTTATCCCTGCTTCATCTCCAGGTAATAAATCGAAAATTTGCACCCTATATCCTTCTTTTTCAGCCCATCTTGTATACATGCGATAAAGCATTTCGGTCCAGTCCTGAGATTCTGTTCCGCCCGCACCTGGATGGAGTGTGATAATAGCATCATTACGGTCATATTTACTATTTAATAAAGTTTCTAGTTCTAAGACTTCCAAGGATTCTTTGACCTGTTTAAGCTCTTCTGTTACTTCTCCTAAAGATTCATCTTCTTGTTCACTTAGTTCATATAAAACTTCAACATCTTCAAAACCCGATGCTAAATCTGTATACTTTTTTAGTTTTTCTTTTAAGTTAGTTAACTTTTGCATTATTTTTTGAGCCATTTCTGGATTATCCCAAAAATCGGGCTCTGCTATTTGTTCTTCTAAATCACTAACTAATTTTTCTTTTTGGTCTATGTCAAAGAGACTCCTTTAATTCAGATATTTTCTTTTTGGCTAATTCTATTTCTTTTTTAATTTCATATTCCATACTTATACACCTCTTTTTTTACTTAAGCTTCTTTCCCACAACATTTTTTGTACTTTTTACCACTACCACATGGGCAGTCATCATTTCTACCAATTTTATTTACTCTTACCGGGTTTTTTGTTTTTTCTTCTTCATATTTATTCTCTGTTACATTTTGACGCTCTTCGGGACGTTCTGCGACATTTACACGATACACATAACGCACGGTTTCTTCTTGGATATCTCTAATCATTTGATTAAACATATCATATCCTTCAAATTTATATTCTAATAAAGGATCTCTTTGACCATATGCTCTTAAATGAATACCTCTTCTTAGTTGATCCATTGCATCTAAGTGATCCATCCACTTTGCATCTACAACCTTTAATAGCACTAGTCTTTCGACTTCCCTTAGCTCTTCTTCACCTAATTCTTCTTCACGCTTTTCATAATATTTAATTGCTTCTTCTTTTAATAATTCTCGAACTTCTGTTGCCTCTAGTTTACTTAGTTTTTCCGCTTCTATATCATGATCCGGTAAGAACTTTTGCTCAGCAGCTTGTAATAATCCTTCTAAATCCCATTCTTCAGGATAAGTAGCCTCTCCTGCAAAGACAGAGATGGTTTCATCGACTACCTTTTCAATCATATCTATAATACTTTCTTTAATATTTTCACCGTTTAATACTTTTTTTCTTTGATTATAAATAACTTCTCTTTGTTTATTTAAAACATCATCGTATTCTAAAACGTTTTTACGGATATCAAAATTTCGTCCTTCTACCCTTTTTTGAGCATTTTCAATGCCTCTAGAAATTATTTTATTTTCAATGGGAACACTATCATCCATTCCTAGTTTATCCATCAAGCCCATGATATTTTCCGCACCAAAAAGTCTCATTAACTCATCTTCCATAGAAATATAAAACCTAGTAAGACCAGGGTCTCCTTGTCTACCTGCACGTCCTCTAAGCTGATTATCTATCCTTCTTGACTCATGTCTTTCCGTACCTAAAATACACAGTCCACCTAATTCTTTAACACCTTCACCTAATACTATATCTGTTCCTCTACCAGCCATATTAGTAGCAATTGTCACCATGCCCTTTTGTCCAGCCCCTGCTACTATTTCTGCTTCTTGCTCATGAAATTTAGCATTTAAGACTTGATGTGGTATCCCTTTTTTCTTTAATTTATTACTTAATAACTCAGAGTTTTCAATTGAGATAGTACCTACTAAAACAGGCTGACCAGTTATATGCCTTTGTTCGATTTCCTCAACTACAGCATCATACTTACCGCCTTCTGTGCGTAAAATTATATCTGATTTATCTTCCCTTTTTAACTCTTTATTGGTTGGGATAATTACAACATCCATCCCATAAATTTTCATGAATTCATCTTCTTCAGTTTTTGCTGTTCCAGTCATCCCTGATACCTTTTGATACATTCTAAAATAGTTTTGGAAGGTAATAGTTGCTAAAGTTTGAGATTCCTTCTCAATCTTTACTCCTTCTTTAGCCTCAATTGCTTGATGCAATCCATCACTATAACGGCGACCAAACATTAATCGTCCTGTGAATTCATCAACAATAATAACTTCCCCATCTTTTACTACATAATCTTTATCCTTTTTCATTAAAGTATATGCTTTCAGCGCTTGATTAACGTGGTGACTTAACTCTATATTTGCTTCATCAAACAAGTTTTCAATACCTAGCATTTTTTCTACTCTAATATTACCTTCCTCAGTTAAATTAACTATTCTTTGCTTTTCATCAATAGTATAATCATCTTCATTTTTTAAACGTGGGATAATCTTAGCTACGGTAGCATAAAGTTCTTTTGGTTTATCAGATGGTCCTGAAATTATTAACGGTGTTCTAGCTTCATCGATTAAAATACTATCTACTTCATCGACTAAAGCATAATTTAAATCTCTTTGTACCATGTTTTTTTGGTACATAACCATATTATCCCTTAAGTAGTCAAAGCCAAATTCATTATTAGTTCCATAAGTTATATCAGCATTATAAGCCTGTTTTCTTTGATCAAAACTTAAACCATGAACAATTAAACCTACTTCTAATCCTAAAAAATTATAAAGTTTGCCCATCCATTCACTATCACGTGTAGCTAAATAATCATTTACGGTAACAACATGCACACCTTTACCAGTTAATGCGTTTAAATAGGTTGGTAGGGTTGCAACTAAAGTCTTACCTTCACCTGTTTTCATTTCGGCAATACGACCCCTATGGAGAACTATTCCACCCATCATCTGCACATCATAGTGTCTCATTCCTAGAACCCTTTTAGCGGCTTCTCT
This genomic interval carries:
- a CDS encoding GerAB/ArcD/ProY family transporter; translation: MQKEVISTEQAIKLIILFSVGSTSIFVPGLSAGKDSWLAVIVAFVMVLPMIMIFARIHANFPSKDLFEIIEICFGKFISKIILLIIIWYTFFWVSDVLINYGQYIQVTSLPKTPRVINMAILAVLCCWVLKQGIESLARWSYIFVYIPFVILVGISLLSITIMDVSNILPIFNNGYKPVLKGAFSVFSQPLTQIFVFTMVFSDFRKSNSSYRIYLTSLLIAGIYILIFTLINLLVLGEDAANSMSYPAYNMVRRIDVAQIFQRIEILESLSFILGGFVKISILLLCLSKGVTKLFNFKDYRFLLFPIMLLVLNLASFLYEDVISYKDFNNEIWPYYFLPFQVILPIIILGVSEIKKKKFK
- the prfB gene encoding peptide chain release factor 2 (programmed frameshift), whose amino-acid sequence is MEYEIKKEIELAKKKISELKESLDIDQKEKLVSDLEEQIAEPDFWDNPEMAQKIMQKLTNLKEKLKKYTDLASGFEDVEVLYELSEQEDESLGEVTEELKQVKESLEVLELETLLNSKYDRNDAIITLHPGAGGTESQDWTEMLYRMYTRWAEKEGYRVQIFDLLPGDEAGIKSVTLSIQGENAFGYLKAEKGVHRLVRISPFDSSGRRHTSFAALEVMPEVNDEGEIEIDTKDLKIDTFRAGGAGGQHVNTTDSAVRITHLPTGIVTQCQNERSQISNRHSAMKILQAKLLEKKLKDHEKELAQIKGDQQEIGWGSQIRSYVFHPYNMVKDHRTNVEKGNVQAVMDGDINEFIYGYLKMQARKEN
- a CDS encoding transketolase, whose product is MLTESTNMLTKKATEIRRNIIKMIGAAGSGHPGGSLSATDIVTYLYFKEMKVDANNPKWDERDRFVLSKGHAAPVLYAALAEKGFFPVKELLTLRQIDSKLQGHPDMKKVSGVEMSTGSLGTGFSTSIGMALAGKLDKRDSYIYVMLGDGELQEGQVWEAAMAASHYKLDNIIAILDNNGLQIDGNIEEVMNPYPIIDKWSAFGWDVIEIDGHDFESIEAGFKKAKETKGKPSILVAKTVKGKGVSFMENKANWHGSAPNKEEVDKALQELQA
- the secA gene encoding preprotein translocase subunit SecA; this encodes MLNFLKGILDDNKKEIKKLQKTVDKINSFEQTFEKYTDEDLSNMTVNFKERLNKGETLNDILPEAFAVTREAAKRVLGMRHYDVQMMGGIVLHRGRIAEMKTGEGKTLVATLPTYLNALTGKGVHVVTVNDYLATRDSEWMGKLYNFLGLEVGLIVHGLSFDQRKQAYNADITYGTNNEFGFDYLRDNMVMYQKNMVQRDLNYALVDEVDSILIDEARTPLIISGPSDKPKELYATVAKIIPRLKNEDDYTIDEKQRIVNLTEEGNIRVEKMLGIENLFDEANIELSHHVNQALKAYTLMKKDKDYVVKDGEVIIVDEFTGRLMFGRRYSDGLHQAIEAKEGVKIEKESQTLATITFQNYFRMYQKVSGMTGTAKTEEDEFMKIYGMDVVIIPTNKELKREDKSDIILRTEGGKYDAVVEEIEQRHITGQPVLVGTISIENSELLSNKLKKKGIPHQVLNAKFHEQEAEIVAGAGQKGMVTIATNMAGRGTDIVLGEGVKELGGLCILGTERHESRRIDNQLRGRAGRQGDPGLTRFYISMEDELMRLFGAENIMGLMDKLGMDDSVPIENKIISRGIENAQKRVEGRNFDIRKNVLEYDDVLNKQREVIYNQRKKVLNGENIKESIIDMIEKVVDETISVFAGEATYPEEWDLEGLLQAAEQKFLPDHDIEAEKLSKLEATEVRELLKEEAIKYYEKREEELGEEELREVERLVLLKVVDAKWMDHLDAMDQLRRGIHLRAYGQRDPLLEYKFEGYDMFNQMIRDIQEETVRYVYRVNVAERPEERQNVTENKYEEEKTKNPVRVNKIGRNDDCPCGSGKKYKKCCGKEA
- a CDS encoding transketolase family protein — encoded protein: MATRDAYGIALAELGKNNDNVVVVDADLSGSTKTSVFKKEFPERFFNIGIAEQNLMGCAAGLAAAGKIPFASTFAIFACGRAYDQIRNTIGYGCLNVKIAASHAGLTVGEDGGSHQMLEDIALMRAIPGMTVIVPADGEETKQAIVAASEYEGPVYIRLGRPKVPMIFDNSYKFEIGKAKLIEDGNDVSIIATGIMVGEALKAREELLKQGIKASVLNISTIKPLDKDAIIKEAQKSGAIITCEEHNINGGLGSAVAEVLVENCPIHMERVGVNDIFGRSGKPDELLEVYGLTAKHIAEKAVNLINKK